Proteins encoded by one window of Halodesulfovibrio sp. MK-HDV:
- a CDS encoding EFR1 family ferrodoxin (N-terminal region resembles flavodoxins. C-terminal ferrodoxin region binds two 4Fe-4S clusters.) codes for MKIESVKLVYFSPTGTTKAVIHGIARGLNSSSTELIDITKPEARIQPLLTSEDELLVVAVPVYMGRVPALLTEWLQMIKAKKTPAVCVVVYGNREYENALLELKDMLQDCGCISIAGAAFVGEHSFSNFETPVALGRPTEDDLNCAEVFGQNIHEKLQSISSTSQISSVSVPGSYPYGGVTKLWDVDFIAVDNSCTQCGVCADVCPVGAIDLLHSTIIDQVKCITCCACIKNCPNSARSIKSGPVKDASIRLNTLYSEPKKLECFL; via the coding sequence ATGAAAATCGAATCTGTAAAATTAGTATATTTTTCACCTACTGGAACAACTAAAGCGGTTATCCATGGCATTGCGCGTGGTCTTAATTCAAGCTCTACGGAACTAATAGATATAACCAAGCCAGAGGCAAGAATACAGCCGTTACTGACTTCAGAAGATGAATTGCTTGTAGTTGCGGTTCCCGTATATATGGGGAGGGTTCCGGCATTGTTAACTGAATGGTTACAGATGATAAAAGCTAAAAAAACTCCCGCGGTCTGTGTTGTTGTCTATGGTAATCGCGAATATGAGAATGCACTACTTGAATTAAAGGATATGCTACAGGATTGTGGCTGTATCTCCATTGCCGGTGCAGCATTCGTTGGCGAACACTCGTTTTCAAATTTCGAGACTCCAGTAGCACTGGGTCGGCCCACTGAAGACGACTTAAATTGTGCTGAAGTCTTCGGGCAGAACATACATGAAAAGCTACAATCGATTTCATCAACTTCACAGATATCTAGTGTATCTGTACCCGGAAGTTATCCTTATGGGGGAGTGACGAAGCTATGGGATGTGGACTTTATTGCAGTAGATAACTCATGCACACAGTGTGGTGTTTGTGCAGACGTATGCCCTGTAGGCGCTATCGATTTACTACATAGTACCATTATTGATCAGGTAAAATGCATCACGTGTTGTGCATGTATTAAAAACTGTCCTAACAGCGCCAGAAGTATAAAATCTGGTCCAGTAAAAGATGCCTCAATAAGACTCAATACGCTTTATAGTGAACCCAAAAAACTGGAATGTTTTCTATAA
- a CDS encoding 4Fe-4S binding protein, with protein MPNSRLSPLTRLWPRRVIQAVSFFMLAEFSYYGIFRCPFAVPYVSCANCPVVQCPGKKLWYIVLVGIAVSALFFGRAFCGYACPVGTISELFSSVTIAKRKISPVIKSIAQKGKYIAAIGAAYLFFAMQNPRWAVPIRTGEFINSTMLTFEHANLLWLSRTLFVVAAIALGLVIPYFFCRFVCPTGGVLEFFNRFSFFKYTMASTCTDCGKCSRTCKQDTRPAEANCTNCGACKNVCPVDAISITTPFTKK; from the coding sequence ATGCCTAATTCGCGACTATCACCCCTCACCCGTCTATGGCCTCGACGAGTAATACAAGCTGTATCTTTCTTTATGCTTGCAGAGTTCTCCTACTATGGAATTTTCCGATGTCCATTTGCAGTGCCATACGTAAGCTGTGCAAACTGTCCTGTCGTGCAGTGCCCGGGTAAAAAGCTCTGGTACATCGTGCTTGTTGGTATTGCAGTTTCAGCATTATTCTTTGGCAGGGCATTCTGTGGATACGCTTGTCCTGTGGGAACCATTTCCGAACTATTCAGCTCTGTAACCATTGCGAAACGAAAAATTTCTCCGGTTATCAAGTCCATTGCTCAAAAGGGGAAGTACATTGCCGCAATCGGCGCTGCGTATCTCTTCTTTGCAATGCAGAACCCGCGCTGGGCTGTTCCGATTCGCACTGGTGAATTCATCAACTCCACAATGCTTACATTCGAACATGCAAACTTGCTGTGGCTTTCCCGCACCCTATTCGTTGTTGCCGCTATCGCACTCGGGCTTGTTATTCCATACTTCTTTTGCAGATTTGTATGTCCTACAGGTGGTGTTCTGGAATTTTTCAACCGCTTCTCATTCTTCAAGTATACAATGGCATCAACGTGTACAGACTGCGGTAAGTGTTCCCGCACTTGCAAACAGGATACGCGCCCTGCGGAAGCTAACTGTACAAACTGTGGAGCCTGCAAGAATGTATGTCCTGTCGATGCTATTTCCATAACTACTCCTTTCACTAAAAAGTAA
- a CDS encoding substrate-binding domain-containing protein, with translation MSDDQLKVNRRKFLAAGGTALAATMVPNLAGAAEAEATTTIYEGQSLQVWSCGGLAEAFMPANAMYEQQSNAAISYTGAFAGALGKSLLGSAQTEVFAPRVLGLAKKLKAQGKMLAFQPLCFTKYVLITPKGNPAGIESIQDLKRDDIKTLCSPDSSPPGGKAAMGVLKKSGVLPEAKAKSIYMGSCVQHDVADVAAGKADAAVVELRITRLPRYKDAFDVIEIPEKFFPAPPLPFTIGVMKWAKDPDFAHDFVSFITSEAGQAHFATAGFIPALSEEGERLTAKYGVTDA, from the coding sequence ATGTCCGACGATCAGCTAAAAGTAAATCGCCGAAAATTTTTAGCCGCTGGCGGCACAGCACTGGCGGCAACCATGGTACCAAACCTAGCAGGCGCCGCTGAAGCGGAAGCAACAACCACTATATATGAAGGACAATCACTACAGGTCTGGTCATGTGGTGGTCTGGCAGAAGCCTTTATGCCTGCAAATGCCATGTACGAACAGCAAAGCAATGCTGCCATTAGCTACACAGGCGCATTCGCAGGAGCTTTAGGAAAATCGCTTCTTGGCAGTGCCCAAACAGAAGTATTTGCACCACGTGTTCTCGGGCTTGCAAAAAAACTTAAAGCGCAAGGCAAAATGCTTGCCTTCCAGCCGCTATGTTTTACCAAGTACGTCCTCATCACGCCTAAAGGAAATCCGGCAGGCATTGAATCAATTCAGGATTTAAAACGGGATGATATTAAAACGCTCTGCTCGCCTGACTCTTCCCCTCCAGGGGGTAAGGCTGCCATGGGTGTTCTCAAAAAAAGCGGTGTGTTGCCGGAAGCAAAAGCAAAATCCATCTACATGGGTTCCTGCGTTCAGCATGATGTTGCAGACGTAGCCGCTGGCAAAGCAGATGCTGCTGTTGTTGAGCTTCGCATTACCCGCCTTCCACGCTACAAAGACGCATTTGATGTCATTGAAATTCCGGAAAAGTTCTTTCCTGCTCCACCTCTCCCATTCACTATCGGGGTTATGAAATGGGCTAAAGATCCTGACTTCGCGCACGATTTTGTATCATTCATTACATCCGAAGCTGGACAAGCGCACTTTGCAACTGCCGGATTCATCCCTGCTCTTTCTGAAGAAGGCGAAAGACTGACGGCAAAATACGGAGTTACCGATGCCTAA
- a CDS encoding radical SAM protein, translated as MNTPSLSSACSLQTCGAPNTASYAPQPLHSVHSDKSAQLPFHPCFNEKAHGRIARIHVPIAPRCNLACGYCERVISPPADLTGPGSTSEVLDPEQGIERTMKFLQQYGDNSIVGIAGPGDPLANSETITFLEQIQKQAPHIATCLCTNGLALPQYAEKLIALNINTLTVTVNGVTPSVIAQMQPRVFDSGRWLTGEEAGHLLISRQMEGLRKVAGKMTLKINMVIAPEINMSEVEAVMQLAVDHNVQVFNPMPLIPRHALSSTRKPTRDEIKHIYSLCPPSLSLFTKCKQCRADAAGIHGKEHSKCPTIS; from the coding sequence ATGAACACCCCTTCTTTGTCTTCAGCATGTTCCCTGCAGACCTGCGGCGCGCCGAATACGGCGAGTTATGCCCCTCAGCCACTGCATAGTGTGCATAGTGATAAATCTGCTCAACTCCCGTTTCACCCATGCTTCAATGAAAAAGCACATGGACGGATTGCCCGTATCCATGTGCCTATTGCTCCACGCTGTAATTTGGCGTGCGGTTACTGTGAGCGTGTAATTTCTCCCCCTGCAGACCTTACAGGCCCGGGGTCTACTTCTGAAGTGCTCGATCCTGAACAGGGTATCGAAAGAACAATGAAATTCCTTCAGCAATACGGTGACAACTCAATTGTCGGAATCGCCGGTCCCGGAGATCCTCTGGCAAACTCCGAAACAATCACATTTCTGGAGCAGATACAGAAACAAGCACCGCACATCGCGACCTGCTTATGCACTAACGGATTAGCACTTCCCCAATACGCAGAAAAACTTATCGCCCTCAACATCAACACGCTTACTGTCACCGTTAACGGAGTTACACCGTCTGTAATTGCACAAATGCAGCCACGGGTATTTGACTCCGGCAGATGGCTCACAGGAGAAGAAGCCGGTCATCTTCTGATTTCACGCCAGATGGAGGGACTGCGAAAAGTTGCTGGAAAAATGACATTAAAGATTAACATGGTCATCGCTCCTGAAATTAACATGAGTGAAGTAGAAGCTGTTATGCAACTTGCCGTGGACCATAACGTGCAAGTCTTTAACCCGATGCCTCTAATTCCACGCCATGCTTTGAGCTCTACACGAAAACCCACACGCGACGAGATCAAACACATTTATTCGCTATGCCCCCCTTCGCTTTCACTTTTCACAAAATGCAAACAATGCCGTGCTGATGCAGCAGGAATTCACGGCAAGGAGCACTCCAAATGTCCGACGATCAGCTAA
- a CDS encoding folylpolyglutamate synthase/dihydrofolate synthase family protein, with protein MSETERNFFATYEDFEAHLLKLGLFHMDLAHSRIDAVLEEAELKRPDYPAVQVVGTNGKGSTSSFLSAFGQATGLTVGLYTSPHFVTPRERILINGEMLDEEEWCDVANDVMECGGKELTYFELLTVMAVFMFSDYEVDLAIFEAGLGGTHDATSAIERDLVVYTPIGLDHVDVLGASIEEIARDKAGAMRKDMPAVTHMQTKDVMAVLKDEAQKVGANFLTAEGTVTLPETGRFGLVGAHQKDNALLALAAFSKLVGIYGWTPADIMDWDDVKELGVADAWIAGRFQHILATDTLPEMYLDGAHNEPAFDVLTAALQDTGVKPAVVIFGCMENKDIQTLVPKVQALTANTILLPQFTDMQRAEPAARLATHFDERAVVCDSLQDALTRSKEIAGDKPVLLCGSLYLLAEFFALHPELLQR; from the coding sequence ATGAGCGAAACAGAACGAAATTTTTTTGCAACGTATGAAGACTTTGAAGCGCATTTATTGAAGCTTGGCCTGTTCCACATGGATCTGGCGCACAGCAGGATTGATGCTGTTTTAGAAGAAGCGGAACTGAAACGGCCTGACTATCCGGCGGTTCAAGTTGTAGGCACAAACGGAAAAGGGAGCACTAGCTCGTTTCTTTCTGCATTTGGGCAAGCAACGGGACTGACTGTCGGGCTGTACACGTCTCCACACTTTGTTACTCCACGTGAGCGAATTCTTATTAACGGCGAAATGCTGGATGAAGAAGAATGGTGCGATGTGGCGAACGATGTTATGGAATGTGGAGGTAAAGAACTTACGTATTTTGAGCTCCTTACCGTAATGGCTGTCTTCATGTTTTCCGATTACGAAGTTGATCTTGCTATTTTTGAAGCCGGACTTGGCGGAACACACGATGCGACTTCTGCTATTGAACGCGATCTTGTTGTGTATACTCCAATCGGACTTGACCATGTAGACGTACTAGGCGCTTCCATAGAAGAGATTGCTCGTGATAAAGCAGGAGCAATGCGTAAAGATATGCCTGCTGTTACCCATATGCAGACCAAAGACGTTATGGCTGTGCTGAAAGATGAAGCACAGAAGGTCGGAGCAAACTTTTTGACTGCTGAGGGCACTGTAACGTTACCGGAAACAGGTCGATTCGGCCTTGTAGGTGCGCATCAGAAAGACAACGCTTTGCTTGCTCTTGCAGCATTTAGCAAGCTTGTCGGTATCTACGGATGGACTCCTGCTGATATTATGGATTGGGATGACGTTAAGGAGCTTGGTGTTGCAGATGCATGGATAGCAGGGCGCTTCCAGCATATTTTGGCAACGGACACTCTTCCTGAAATGTATCTTGATGGTGCACATAACGAACCGGCATTTGATGTTCTTACTGCCGCTTTGCAAGATACCGGAGTAAAACCGGCAGTAGTTATTTTCGGCTGTATGGAAAACAAAGATATCCAGACGCTTGTGCCTAAAGTACAGGCGCTCACAGCGAATACGATTCTTTTGCCTCAGTTTACTGATATGCAAAGAGCAGAACCGGCAGCTCGTCTTGCAACGCATTTTGATGAGCGGGCAGTTGTGTGCGATTCTCTACAGGATGCTCTAACCCGCAGTAAAGAAATAGCAGGGGATAAACCAGTACTGTTGTGCGGTTCATTATATTTACTTGCTGAATTTTTTGCCCTGCACCCAGAACTTTTACAGCGCTAA